A genome region from Endomicrobiales bacterium includes the following:
- the rlmD gene encoding 23S rRNA (uracil(1939)-C(5))-methyltransferase RlmD — translation MIKKFKAKVEKLIFGGQGFAHIDGKAAFIWNALPGEEVEFCATRVKRDFIEGVTETVIVPSPHRIEQVEEHFTSCSPWQVLEFSQENYWKQAIARETFEKLSAIKLNELPQIESNPNEQYGYRNKIEYSFTVNESGGVSFAFFGRASHRKRPIKNCLLATESINKSASILLDWLNQQKAPLAILKTLILRSSRNGQVCAALFVKHEFEFSNYPQLSNELCAFSIHLSNPLSPASVSDAVLYSSGNDLLKENICGRQLNFSSDSFFQINPSLFEVALKDIEKFAGKTKDAVDYYSGVGAIGLLLSQYFQNIKLVDSCQSAIENAKENIKLNNIKNCEAFALPSEKIIELITPDKTIIFDPPRSGLHPKVVEKTIEQKPQMIIYLSCNLSTQARDISLLKEFYDLKFIKLYNFFPRTPHFESLCVLDVKQ, via the coding sequence TTGATAAAGAAATTTAAAGCAAAAGTGGAAAAGCTGATTTTTGGTGGTCAGGGTTTTGCTCATATTGACGGTAAAGCGGCGTTTATTTGGAATGCTCTACCAGGGGAAGAAGTGGAGTTTTGCGCAACAAGAGTTAAACGCGATTTTATTGAGGGTGTGACAGAAACCGTAATAGTGCCGTCGCCTCATAGAATTGAGCAGGTAGAAGAACACTTTACATCTTGCAGCCCTTGGCAGGTGCTTGAATTTTCACAGGAAAATTACTGGAAACAAGCCATAGCGCGCGAAACATTTGAGAAACTTTCTGCAATTAAACTAAACGAACTGCCACAAATAGAGTCAAACCCAAATGAGCAGTATGGTTACAGAAATAAAATTGAGTATAGTTTTACTGTCAACGAAAGCGGTGGGGTTTCGTTCGCTTTTTTCGGCAGAGCATCACACAGGAAAAGGCCAATAAAAAATTGTCTTCTTGCCACGGAAAGCATAAATAAATCGGCCTCAATTTTGCTTGATTGGTTAAATCAGCAAAAGGCGCCATTGGCTATATTAAAAACGCTTATTCTTCGTTCAAGCAGAAATGGACAGGTTTGCGCCGCTCTTTTCGTAAAACATGAATTTGAGTTTTCAAACTATCCTCAACTTTCAAATGAGTTGTGTGCTTTTTCTATACATTTGTCAAACCCGCTCAGCCCTGCTTCTGTTTCAGATGCAGTACTTTACTCCAGCGGCAATGACTTGCTTAAAGAAAACATTTGCGGCAGGCAATTAAACTTTTCATCAGATAGTTTTTTTCAGATAAACCCTTCACTTTTTGAAGTTGCCTTAAAAGATATTGAAAAATTTGCCGGCAAAACAAAAGACGCGGTAGATTATTACAGCGGAGTCGGTGCCATTGGTTTATTACTTAGCCAATATTTCCAAAATATAAAACTTGTTGACTCATGCCAAAGTGCAATTGAAAACGCCAAAGAGAATATTAAGCTTAACAACATTAAAAATTGCGAGGCATTTGCCTTGCCTTCAGAAAAAATAATTGAACTTATAACCCCCGATAAAACTATAATATTTGACCCGCCCAGGTCTGGCCTACACCCAAAAGTTGTTGAAAAAACAATTGAGCAAAAACCGCAAATGATAATATACCTCTCTTGCAACCTATCAACACAAGCACGCGACATTAGCTTATTAAAAGAATTCTATGATTTAAAATTCATTAAACTTTACAATTTCTTCCCGCGTACTCCGCACTTTGAATCGCTTTGTGTATTAGACGTAAAACAATGA
- a CDS encoding DUF362 domain-containing protein, whose amino-acid sequence MEKKVALANCNSYDTNEVFTAVCKVVNQLGGINAFIKPGERILIKPNLLSAKAPERAITTHPEVVRALIRLVRSAGAIPIVGDSSGGAIKGVERVWVETGMKKVCHEENTELVNFETSGVVETKINHKIVKTVYISKVVLTVDGIINAPKLKTHGLTTYTGAVKNFYGTIPGLRKAEYHKLVPPGANDFGALIGEIFLAVENKVRLNVIDAVLSMEGNGPSAGEIKKLDFIAGSNDANLLDYKMVELLGFKPKRVGTIKYIALQKGYMFPFAKNEILGDKPDQAKLAGFKFPSTWFFNIIPRWFISILGRFVWLKAEVIEDICTSCLVCVNSCPVKAIEKKDGKKPFVISKNCISCLCCHEMCPSKAIAFKKSFLAKFLIRG is encoded by the coding sequence TTGGAAAAAAAAGTAGCGTTAGCTAATTGCAACTCATACGACACTAACGAAGTTTTTACGGCCGTCTGTAAGGTTGTAAACCAACTTGGCGGTATAAATGCTTTTATAAAGCCGGGTGAGCGTATTTTAATAAAACCAAATCTATTAAGTGCTAAAGCTCCGGAGCGCGCAATAACCACTCATCCCGAAGTTGTAAGGGCGTTAATACGGCTTGTAAGAAGTGCGGGAGCAATTCCAATAGTTGGTGATAGTTCTGGCGGCGCAATAAAAGGTGTTGAGCGGGTTTGGGTTGAAACCGGTATGAAAAAAGTTTGCCATGAAGAAAATACAGAACTTGTAAACTTTGAAACATCTGGCGTCGTTGAAACAAAAATAAACCACAAAATAGTAAAAACTGTGTATATTTCAAAAGTTGTTTTAACTGTTGACGGTATAATAAACGCACCCAAATTAAAAACTCACGGGCTTACAACCTACACAGGTGCCGTAAAAAATTTTTATGGCACAATACCGGGATTGAGGAAAGCAGAGTATCATAAACTTGTTCCGCCAGGTGCAAATGATTTTGGTGCTTTAATAGGTGAGATATTTTTGGCAGTAGAAAACAAGGTGCGGCTTAATGTAATAGATGCTGTACTATCTATGGAAGGCAATGGTCCATCAGCAGGAGAAATTAAAAAACTTGATTTTATAGCAGGGTCTAATGATGCCAATCTTCTTGACTATAAAATGGTTGAGTTACTTGGTTTTAAACCAAAAAGAGTCGGCACAATTAAATATATCGCATTACAAAAAGGTTACATGTTTCCATTTGCAAAAAATGAAATTTTAGGCGATAAACCCGATCAGGCAAAGCTTGCGGGTTTTAAATTTCCTTCAACATGGTTTTTTAATATAATACCTCGCTGGTTCATAAGCATACTTGGCAGGTTTGTATGGCTAAAGGCAGAAGTTATAGAAGATATTTGCACCTCATGCCTTGTTTGTGTTAATTCTTGCCCTGTAAAAGCAATAGAAAAAAAGGATGGCAAGAAACCTTTTGTTATAAGCAAAAATTGTATAAGTTGCCTTTGTTGCCACGAAATGTGCCCATCAAAAGCAATTGCATTTAAAAAAAGTTTTTTAGCAAAGTTTTTAATACGAGGGTGA
- the holA gene encoding DNA polymerase III subunit delta yields the protein MPQLSVLDFLSKLKLETTPPVYIFAGEETFLQEDALSKLEQKIGTTDLNKEVYYVGSCLISDVVMSAQTPTFFGGKKIVVLKEIKKLKQADVSMLVNYTQSPSDASCLVMFCNEKIGKKKISGVLANFVDNVEIVDFRQLYDNEIPRFIVDNFAQKGRSIPISVAQKLADMCAPLLNEIISEIDKIILYCGNKKTITADDIEAACGRGKDLNLNDLANYIEQKNLKESLKALQIVLAQGEYPLIVLSCFYRIVRRLLNAKALQEDGLGNSEISRALGINSYFGRDFFDNLRKFSSDDLKETVYAIAKADIELKTSLKPSEIVFQDLLLLICRK from the coding sequence ATGCCTCAATTATCTGTCTTGGATTTCCTTTCTAAACTTAAATTAGAAACCACCCCGCCTGTATATATTTTTGCCGGCGAAGAGACATTTTTGCAAGAAGATGCCCTATCTAAGCTGGAACAAAAAATAGGCACAACAGATTTAAATAAAGAAGTTTATTATGTTGGTTCTTGTTTGATAAGCGACGTTGTAATGAGCGCGCAAACACCAACATTTTTTGGCGGTAAAAAAATTGTTGTGTTAAAAGAAATTAAAAAGTTAAAACAGGCAGATGTTTCTATGCTTGTTAATTACACGCAATCTCCGTCAGATGCCTCTTGCCTTGTTATGTTTTGCAATGAGAAAATAGGCAAAAAGAAAATATCAGGTGTACTCGCGAATTTCGTTGACAATGTAGAAATTGTAGATTTTAGACAATTATATGATAATGAAATTCCAAGGTTTATAGTAGATAATTTTGCGCAAAAAGGCAGAAGTATTCCTATTTCTGTGGCGCAGAAACTTGCCGATATGTGCGCCCCTTTGCTTAATGAAATAATAAGTGAAATAGATAAAATAATTCTATACTGTGGCAATAAAAAAACAATTACCGCGGATGATATTGAAGCCGCATGTGGCAGGGGAAAAGATTTAAATTTAAATGATTTAGCGAATTATATTGAACAAAAAAATTTAAAAGAATCGCTTAAGGCGCTCCAGATTGTTCTTGCTCAAGGCGAGTATCCTTTAATAGTGCTTAGTTGTTTCTACCGTATTGTAAGGCGGCTTTTAAACGCAAAGGCACTGCAGGAAGATGGTTTAGGTAATAGCGAAATTTCCAGGGCGTTAGGTATTAACAGCTATTTTGGCAGGGATTTTTTTGATAACTTGCGGAAGTTTTCGTCCGACGATCTTAAAGAAACCGTTTATGCCATAGCTAAAGCCGACATTGAACTTAAAACCTCTTTAAAACCGTCGGAAATTGTTTTCCAGGATCTTTTACTTCTTATTTGCAGAAAGTGA
- the rpsT gene encoding 30S ribosomal protein S20: protein MGKFRSGRHKSAQKEARKTVVRTEHNVSVKSNIRTLAKKLHDAVIKKDMELAKTLLKEVSSQWDKAAKRNVIHKNAANNKKARMAKLVNSLSANKK from the coding sequence ATGGGTAAATTTAGAAGCGGCAGACATAAATCGGCACAAAAAGAAGCCAGAAAAACTGTTGTTCGCACCGAGCACAATGTATCAGTGAAAAGCAACATAAGAACACTGGCAAAAAAATTGCATGACGCTGTAATTAAGAAAGATATGGAGCTTGCAAAAACCCTTCTTAAAGAAGTTTCTTCTCAGTGGGACAAAGCAGCAAAGAGAAATGTAATACATAAAAATGCCGCAAACAATAAAAAAGCCCGTATGGCAAAACTTGTTAACTCACTTTCTGCAAATAAGAAGTAA
- the murJ gene encoding murein biosynthesis integral membrane protein MurJ has product MKTENTKLSKHAGLFSFGTAISRVLGFLRDMMVANFFGAGLFADAFYAAYRIPNLFRRLFGEGALSASFIPVFSEYLHTKTKEETQDLLNSIFSSLLVALAVITALGMIFAPQLVHLIAYGFTNDPDKLGLTTELTKLMFPFLLFVCLAALCLGVLSALGSFFIPAVAPASLSVAEIAFLLVFGVFMSPQNQIRGLAISVIAGGAMQFFWQYLAMKRLGWTLKFKLNFSNPGMKRIMLLMVPATIGLSVDQVNAFVDTICASFLHEGSITALYYSNRVMQLPLALFGIALASAALPNMSKSAAQKDFSLMKDTLNFSLRLNIFTLVPAVAGFVAIGISIIRVLFERGHFSYDASVITNVALVFYALGLPAYAFVKVLASGFYALHETSKPVKIAVVSMLLNVVMVVLSIRLTDMGVGGLALAASISSWFNAFVLAYFLRKRIGAFGGKKVLFSMLSTLAISAFMGLFAFFAMNNVFGQKSAAGLFVVIILSAVLYLFLSKVFAFEEAKVIFAGITHLKNKFLFLFKNDDL; this is encoded by the coding sequence ATGAAAACAGAAAACACTAAATTATCCAAACATGCAGGGCTTTTTTCTTTTGGAACTGCCATATCTAGGGTTTTGGGTTTTTTACGCGATATGATGGTTGCAAATTTTTTTGGCGCCGGATTATTTGCCGATGCTTTCTATGCGGCGTATAGAATACCAAATTTATTTCGTCGTCTTTTTGGTGAGGGGGCGCTTTCTGCTTCGTTTATTCCTGTGTTTAGTGAGTATTTGCACACAAAAACAAAAGAAGAAACGCAAGACCTTCTTAACTCCATTTTCTCAAGCCTGCTTGTTGCGCTTGCCGTGATAACCGCTCTTGGAATGATTTTTGCCCCGCAGTTAGTACATTTAATTGCATACGGTTTTACAAATGATCCCGATAAGCTTGGCCTTACAACAGAGCTTACGAAGCTAATGTTTCCATTTTTGCTTTTTGTGTGTTTGGCTGCTTTGTGCCTTGGGGTACTTAGCGCGCTTGGATCATTTTTTATACCTGCTGTGGCGCCAGCTTCTTTGAGCGTTGCCGAAATTGCATTCCTTTTAGTTTTTGGTGTTTTTATGTCTCCCCAAAATCAGATAAGAGGGCTTGCCATAAGTGTTATAGCCGGCGGTGCTATGCAGTTTTTTTGGCAGTATCTTGCAATGAAACGGCTTGGCTGGACATTAAAATTTAAACTGAATTTTTCAAACCCGGGTATGAAAAGAATAATGCTTTTAATGGTGCCGGCAACAATTGGTCTTTCGGTTGACCAGGTAAATGCTTTTGTAGATACAATTTGTGCATCGTTTTTGCATGAGGGTTCTATAACAGCGCTTTATTACTCAAACCGCGTTATGCAATTGCCGTTAGCTTTATTTGGAATAGCTCTCGCAAGTGCGGCTTTGCCAAATATGTCAAAATCGGCCGCGCAAAAAGATTTTAGTTTAATGAAAGATACTTTAAATTTTTCACTAAGGTTAAATATATTTACGCTTGTGCCCGCGGTTGCCGGTTTTGTAGCAATTGGTATAAGTATTATTCGTGTGCTCTTTGAGAGAGGGCACTTCTCATACGACGCTTCGGTAATTACTAATGTTGCGCTTGTTTTCTACGCTCTTGGCCTGCCGGCTTATGCTTTTGTAAAAGTGCTTGCAAGCGGATTTTATGCTCTGCATGAAACAAGCAAACCTGTAAAAATTGCTGTTGTTTCTATGTTGTTAAATGTTGTTATGGTTGTTCTTTCAATTCGCTTAACTGATATGGGCGTTGGCGGGCTTGCGCTTGCGGCATCAATTTCTTCGTGGTTCAATGCTTTTGTTCTTGCATATTTTTTAAGAAAACGCATTGGGGCATTTGGCGGTAAAAAAGTACTCTTTTCAATGCTTTCAACTTTAGCAATTTCAGCGTTTATGGGATTGTTTGCTTTTTTTGCCATGAATAATGTTTTCGGTCAAAAATCTGCGGCTGGACTTTTTGTTGTAATAATTCTCTCGGCGGTTTTATACCTGTTCTTAAGCAAGGTTTTTGCTTTTGAAGAGGCAAAAGTTATTTTTGCCGGGATAACTCACCTCAAGAATAAATTTTTATTTTTGTTTAAAAACGATGACCTTTAA
- the smc gene encoding chromosome segregation protein SMC — MYLKRLDVCGFKSFADKLRLEFDKGITAIIGPNGCGKSNTSDAIRWCLGEHSARSLRSHQMLDVLFSGSNSRQPTGMSEVSLTFDNSDKAIQIDYSEVMVTRRLFRSGESEYFINKTQCRLKDIKDMFLDTGVGTEGYSVMEQGRVKFLLEAKPEERREIFEEAAGVAKFKARREETLRKLEKIEIDMNRVNDMLALLKEQRSSLDAAARKAKLYKKYAENLKRFETAVIVKQVTESQKGVQEAKVKLAPKTLSYEQLNAQYNSIEVELSAIRVEQLEKERVYELLQDEYSKIHSAMNLADERVNQSGVRETEMLERKAQLESEINALSARTDNTANEIANINKIIAEIGSSVSKYEVDFKEKNAKSEIIKSELSALVLKVENSKGAHLELIAAKTTQSNELNRTISMQARCGAQLENAQKEKSKIEEKIKPLNVELESKTSMVNEVAFNFESASSQKQQLAKRIVDLEGELTQEMRNMAQSREVLVKFQAKFNALKEWERKDIKRKTLNDVLAQNIPGIRGALSALISINETHKDVIVSTLAEKLDYIVCDTSQSAEAAIDFLRSNSLGWASFLVLDSLKQINKNAQFSLPSGSKYLSDFIKAPSELQNAISFLLAGAAMSGKNVYSNAIISGGGKVEFDKPMLIEEQYKEMQTGIKDANANSERSSAAIVKIEEELKKVRIESENAIMQAQKIHGQKEYLENTVKTMSLSLSYLQKDLLLATEDAQKALDEEQKLKNSLEQTKLKISKFEQEEAALKQILSTLEKEVENARQKDAQATPLLMEAKVVWLTHQKEFTSRQREGETLEGVLLSQKVQIEQDKKEIKVIVQKIEEQKLTRERESAKFKELNIKLEEKQAQIRQFYDNKQKINNAIDEKNTHVKGLRQKLDELNLEINELRMNEKSYSLQLNSAQRRLREDFGLEYADIAAEFEKIEVAIEDIARLKNKIESIGAVNLAAPEEYAALEERYNFLLIQQQDLLKAKDDLRQAISKINQSTIENFKKTFEQVRENFKGLYKTLFSGGEAELTLTDESNLLESGIDVFAQPPGKKLLNISALSGGEKALTAIALLFAFFMVKPSPFCILDEVDAPLDEANLGRFINLLKTFSEKTQFFVITHSKKTMESADVLYGITMEEFGVSKVISVKLQKSENIVQTA; from the coding sequence ATGTATTTAAAACGGCTTGATGTTTGTGGGTTTAAATCGTTCGCTGATAAATTACGCTTAGAATTTGATAAAGGCATAACTGCAATTATTGGTCCAAATGGTTGCGGCAAGTCAAATACATCAGATGCTATCCGCTGGTGTCTTGGTGAGCATAGTGCTCGTTCATTAAGAAGCCACCAGATGTTAGATGTGCTCTTCAGTGGTTCAAACTCGCGTCAACCTACCGGAATGTCTGAAGTTTCTCTAACCTTTGATAATTCTGATAAAGCCATACAAATTGATTACTCCGAAGTAATGGTCACAAGGCGTCTTTTTAGAAGTGGTGAAAGCGAGTACTTTATAAATAAAACCCAGTGCCGCCTGAAAGATATAAAAGATATGTTCCTTGACACTGGTGTAGGCACAGAGGGCTACTCTGTTATGGAGCAAGGTCGCGTAAAATTTTTACTTGAAGCAAAGCCGGAAGAAAGGCGCGAGATATTTGAAGAAGCCGCGGGTGTTGCAAAGTTTAAAGCTCGCAGAGAAGAAACTTTGCGTAAACTTGAAAAAATAGAAATAGATATGAACCGTGTAAACGATATGCTTGCTTTGCTAAAGGAACAGCGTTCATCGCTTGATGCGGCGGCACGCAAAGCAAAACTATACAAAAAGTATGCAGAAAACCTTAAACGCTTTGAAACCGCTGTAATTGTAAAACAGGTCACCGAATCGCAAAAAGGTGTTCAAGAGGCAAAGGTCAAATTAGCTCCAAAAACACTTTCATATGAGCAGTTAAATGCTCAGTATAACTCTATAGAGGTAGAACTTAGCGCTATAAGAGTTGAACAACTCGAAAAAGAAAGAGTGTATGAATTGTTGCAAGACGAATACTCAAAAATACATTCAGCTATGAACTTAGCTGATGAAAGAGTAAACCAAAGCGGAGTGCGCGAAACGGAAATGCTTGAACGGAAAGCGCAATTAGAAAGTGAAATTAATGCCCTATCTGCACGAACTGATAATACGGCAAATGAAATAGCTAATATAAATAAAATAATTGCAGAAATTGGTTCTTCTGTTTCAAAGTACGAAGTTGATTTTAAGGAAAAAAATGCAAAAAGCGAAATAATAAAATCAGAACTTTCCGCCCTTGTTTTGAAAGTTGAAAACTCTAAAGGTGCGCACTTAGAGCTTATAGCGGCAAAAACTACACAAAGCAATGAACTTAACCGAACAATTTCAATGCAGGCTCGTTGTGGCGCGCAATTAGAAAATGCGCAAAAAGAAAAATCAAAAATAGAAGAAAAAATAAAACCATTAAATGTTGAACTGGAATCAAAAACAAGCATGGTTAATGAGGTCGCTTTTAATTTTGAAAGCGCTTCTTCACAAAAGCAACAGCTTGCCAAGCGCATAGTTGATTTAGAGGGTGAGCTTACGCAAGAAATGCGCAACATGGCCCAAAGCAGAGAAGTGCTTGTAAAGTTTCAGGCAAAATTTAACGCACTAAAAGAGTGGGAACGCAAAGATATAAAAAGGAAAACATTAAATGATGTGCTTGCACAAAATATACCCGGAATTCGTGGAGCGTTGAGCGCGTTGATAAGTATAAACGAAACGCATAAAGATGTAATTGTTTCAACTCTGGCAGAAAAACTTGACTATATTGTTTGTGACACTTCCCAATCTGCCGAAGCGGCAATAGATTTCTTACGTTCTAACTCGTTGGGTTGGGCTTCATTTTTGGTTTTAGATTCACTCAAACAAATAAATAAAAATGCACAATTTTCACTACCAAGTGGTTCAAAGTACTTATCAGATTTCATAAAAGCCCCATCGGAATTGCAAAATGCCATTAGTTTTTTACTTGCTGGCGCGGCAATGAGTGGTAAAAATGTTTATTCAAACGCGATTATCAGCGGTGGTGGCAAAGTAGAGTTTGATAAACCAATGCTTATAGAAGAACAATACAAGGAAATGCAAACTGGCATTAAAGATGCAAACGCAAACTCCGAGCGTTCAAGCGCGGCAATTGTAAAAATAGAAGAAGAGTTAAAAAAAGTTCGTATAGAGTCGGAAAACGCCATAATGCAAGCGCAAAAAATACATGGTCAAAAAGAATATTTAGAAAACACAGTTAAAACAATGTCTTTATCGTTAAGTTATTTGCAGAAAGATCTTTTACTTGCAACCGAAGATGCCCAAAAAGCACTTGACGAAGAACAAAAACTTAAAAATTCTTTAGAGCAGACAAAACTAAAAATTTCAAAGTTTGAACAAGAAGAAGCTGCGTTAAAGCAAATACTAAGTACATTAGAAAAAGAAGTAGAAAACGCAAGGCAGAAAGACGCTCAGGCCACGCCATTGCTTATGGAGGCAAAAGTAGTTTGGCTAACACACCAAAAAGAGTTTACATCTCGTCAGCGTGAAGGTGAAACATTGGAAGGTGTTTTGCTGTCGCAGAAAGTACAAATTGAACAAGATAAAAAAGAAATTAAAGTTATTGTGCAAAAAATTGAAGAACAAAAACTTACCCGTGAAAGAGAATCGGCAAAGTTTAAAGAGTTAAATATAAAGTTAGAAGAAAAACAAGCGCAGATAAGGCAATTTTACGACAATAAACAAAAAATTAACAATGCAATAGATGAAAAAAATACTCATGTAAAAGGGCTTAGGCAAAAATTAGATGAATTGAACTTAGAAATAAATGAACTGCGTATGAATGAAAAAAGTTACTCGCTGCAGCTAAACAGCGCACAACGACGCCTCCGTGAAGACTTTGGTTTGGAGTATGCAGATATAGCCGCAGAGTTTGAAAAAATAGAAGTTGCTATAGAAGACATAGCGCGTTTAAAAAATAAAATTGAATCAATTGGCGCTGTAAACCTTGCCGCGCCCGAAGAGTATGCCGCGCTTGAAGAACGCTACAACTTTTTGCTAATCCAACAGCAAGATTTGCTAAAAGCAAAAGATGACCTTAGGCAGGCCATAAGCAAAATAAACCAAAGCACAATAGAAAACTTTAAAAAAACATTTGAGCAAGTGCGAGAAAACTTTAAGGGCCTTTACAAAACACTTTTTAGCGGAGGCGAAGCTGAGCTGACTCTTACAGATGAAAGTAACCTCCTTGAATCCGGCATAGATGTTTTTGCACAGCCGCCGGGTAAAAAGTTGTTAAATATCAGTGCTTTGTCGGGCGGTGAAAAAGCGCTTACCGCTATAGCTTTGCTGTTTGCGTTCTTTATGGTAAAACCATCTCCATTTTGTATATTAGACGAAGTTGATGCTCCATTAGACGAGGCAAACCTTGGAAGGTTTATAAATTTATTAAAAACATTTTCCGAAAAAACACAATTTTTTGTAATTACTCATAGCAAAAAAACTATGGAGTCGGCCGATGTACTCTATGGCATAACTATGGAAGAGTTTGGTGTTTCAAAAGTAATTTCTGTAAAACTTCAAAAAAGCGAAAATATAGTTCAAACGGCCTAA
- a CDS encoding MGMT family protein, with protein sequence MNKKLSKKIIDEMKNYPQFYRRVWLACAKIPEGTTCSYSALALQIGLPGGARAVANALAKNPFAPQVPCHRVIRKDGSIGGYSAKGGIKRKKALLKMEAR encoded by the coding sequence ATGAATAAAAAATTAAGCAAGAAAATTATTGACGAAATGAAAAACTACCCGCAATTTTACAGGCGTGTGTGGCTTGCCTGCGCAAAAATACCTGAAGGTACTACTTGTTCATATAGCGCGCTTGCATTACAAATTGGTTTGCCCGGCGGTGCCAGGGCAGTTGCAAATGCACTTGCCAAAAACCCGTTTGCTCCGCAAGTACCATGTCATAGGGTTATAAGAAAAGATGGTTCCATTGGCGGCTACTCAGCTAAAGGTGGTATAAAAAGAAAGAAAGCACTGCTCAAAATGGAGGCTAGATGA
- a CDS encoding excinuclease ABC subunit UvrC — MTFNFQNSAFPSSPGVYLMRDGSGKIIYIGKAKNLRNRLGSYFKNKNNDYKTFYLLKTLKHIDYILAVSEREALVIERELIHKFQPFYNRMWKDDKSYPLIKISDKEDFPRVSSTRKRIKDGSSYYGPYPNSGDMGRFVRWLRGFFGIRQCNLNFTGQLLPKEDKIKTCFYLHTNKCPAPCVGKVSVSEYKKSLRPLKLLLNRKSKSLLVLWQKQMKDASAKLEFEKAASLRDKLKTIGAISERFSVRELKADDLLYATGEKDALLELKTVLKLNKLPYIIEGIDISNLQGTHPVGSLVRFVAGKADKSGYRRYGIKSVLGQNDVAMIAEVVRRRYLKLIKEKNSLPDLILIDGGPAQLSFAYNALKDTGAKCPIISLAKRNEEVFLPESQNSIKLKRSSLALQLLQRVRDEAHRFAVAFHRARREKIAT, encoded by the coding sequence ATGACCTTTAACTTCCAAAACTCTGCGTTTCCTTCTTCGCCTGGCGTATATTTAATGAGGGATGGCAGTGGCAAAATTATTTATATTGGGAAAGCAAAAAACTTAAGGAATAGGTTAGGTTCATATTTTAAAAACAAAAACAATGACTATAAAACATTTTATTTATTAAAAACCTTAAAACATATTGACTATATTTTAGCCGTATCAGAAAGAGAAGCCCTTGTTATAGAAAGAGAGTTGATTCATAAGTTTCAGCCATTCTATAACAGAATGTGGAAAGACGATAAATCATACCCGTTAATTAAAATATCAGACAAAGAAGATTTTCCAAGAGTTAGTTCAACAAGAAAACGCATTAAAGACGGCTCAAGTTACTACGGGCCATATCCAAACTCCGGCGACATGGGTCGTTTCGTGCGCTGGTTAAGGGGTTTTTTTGGCATAAGACAGTGTAACTTAAACTTTACCGGGCAGTTGTTGCCAAAAGAAGATAAAATTAAAACATGTTTTTACCTTCATACCAATAAATGTCCGGCCCCTTGTGTTGGTAAAGTTTCTGTTAGTGAATATAAAAAATCATTAAGGCCGCTAAAACTTTTGCTTAACAGGAAGAGCAAATCGCTTTTAGTGCTTTGGCAAAAACAAATGAAAGATGCAAGCGCTAAGCTTGAGTTTGAAAAGGCCGCCTCATTACGAGATAAACTAAAAACAATAGGTGCAATTTCTGAGCGTTTTAGTGTTAGGGAGCTAAAGGCAGACGATTTGCTTTATGCCACCGGCGAGAAGGATGCTCTTTTAGAGTTAAAAACCGTGCTTAAATTAAATAAACTGCCATATATAATAGAGGGAATAGATATATCAAACCTTCAGGGAACCCACCCTGTTGGATCGCTTGTGCGTTTTGTTGCCGGTAAAGCAGATAAAAGTGGCTACAGGCGCTATGGCATAAAAAGTGTGCTTGGGCAAAATGATGTTGCAATGATTGCTGAAGTTGTGCGCAGAAGATATTTAAAACTTATAAAAGAGAAGAATTCCTTGCCTGATTTAATTTTAATTGATGGTGGTCCTGCGCAACTTTCTTTTGCGTATAATGCTTTAAAAGATACCGGTGCAAAATGTCCAATAATATCCCTTGCAAAAAGAAACGAAGAAGTTTTTTTGCCTGAATCGCAAAATTCAATAAAACTAAAAAGATCTTCTTTGGCTTTGCAATTGTTACAACGAGTACGCGATGAAGCTCACAGGTTTGCAGTAGCGTTTCACCGTGCGCGAAGAGAAAAGATAGCAACTTAG